In one window of Juglans regia cultivar Chandler chromosome 3, Walnut 2.0, whole genome shotgun sequence DNA:
- the LOC109021330 gene encoding putative uncharacterized protein DDB_G0277255 isoform X5, translated as MSGRGGGGGGGGGGNGGKGNNGVSAIPAASRKMVQSLKEIVNNCTELEIYAALKDCNMDPNEAINRLLSQDPFHEVKSKRGKKKETKDPTDSRSRGANSASNRGGRGGTDRHVGRGGSNQYGSIESGSLHGKPAYKKENGTHAYAGSSPSASSMAGNNMSRRAPLYSDSVAMENKMSTVDPSDGISLSAQPSGFQSPWLGVPGHVSMADIVKMGRPHGKASNVSNPHIQNNILATSSGAILHDSHSLQDHASKVSDINAESGLATNQHLPPADEWPAIEQPPATTVSSVVGEPSYSEPYADPSNLPLGRGSHHTKSQLDEVQVAEDLTVEVLNASHVGPASVSSRSMHEENSGSASVFDNTSYNDMSSYQPHKHALEHNEAEDDISSVAADMQHLNLQKDDQVVLPEEDNPPVIIPNHLQLHTSDCLNLSFGSFGSGNSAAFSGSGSFATRPLKSDLEETSTAQDVSSIGHSESRQPEYFGDEHIGTTSDGNLVNRNGGNSSNYDSPSVSQPEVLKQQTPEVAQGNQYTFPSSAPDFTYESPQQFNAAFTHPQTSSQMQNLASFSSVMQAYTNSLPGTLLASTAQTAREDLQYSPFPVTLAMPTKYSNVASISGPTISMPESLGAGNISTPLPNPQTLPGASVATGPALPQHLAMHPYSQPNLPLGHFANMIGYPFMPQNYTYMPSAFQQAFAGNNTYHQSLATVLPQYKNSVSVSSLPQSAAIASGYAFGSSTSIPGGNFPLNPPAVPTGTTGGYDDVSSQYKDSNHLISLQQQSDNSAMWVHGPGSRTVSALPSTYYSFQGQNQQPSGYRQAQQPSQHFGALGYPNFYHSQTGLSMEHQQQNPRDAALGGSQGQPSKQSQQLWQNSY; from the exons atgagtgggagaggaggaggaggaggaggaggcggcGGCGGCAATGGTGGGAAGGGAAATAATGGGGTATCGGCAATCCCGGCGGCGTCGAGGAAGATGGTGCAGAGCTTGAAGGAGATTGTGAATAACTGCACCGAGTTGGAGATCTATGCTGCTCTTAAAGACTGTAACATGGACCCCAACGAGGCCATTAATCGCCTCCTCTCCCAAG ATCCCTTTCACGAGGTGAAAAGCAAacgaggaaagaaaaaagag ACTAAGGACCCAACAGATTCCAGATCTCGTGGTGCTAACAGTGCTTCCAATCGTGGCGGTAGGGGTGGCACAGACCGTCATGTTGGACGTGGTGGTTCAAACCAGTATGGCTCTATTG agTCTGGTAGTTTACATGGTAAACCTGCCTACAAGAAGGAAAATGGAACGCATGCTTACGCAGGTTCTTCACCTTCTGCATCCAGTATGGCAGGAAATAACATGAGTCGGCGAGCTCCATTGTACAG TGATTCTGTAGCCATGGAAAATAAGATGTCAACAGTGGACCCAAGTGATGGCATATCTTTATCAGCTCAGCCTTCTGGATTTCAGTCTCCCTGGTTGGGGGTACCAGGTCATGTGTCAATGGCAGACATTGTAAAGATGGGTAGGCCACACGGCAAGGCTTCTAATGTGTCCAATCCCCATATTCAAAACAATATTTTGGCAACTTCTTCTGGGGCAATACTTCATGATTCACATTCATTGCAAGATCATGCTTCCAAGGTGTCGGACATAAATGCTGAGTCAGGACTTGCCACAAACCAGCACCTTCCTCCTGCTGATGAATGGCCTGCAATTGAGCAGCCACCAGCTACTACTGTGTCCTCTGTTGTAGGGGAACCTTCATACTCTGAGCCATATGCAGATCCATCGAATTTACCCTTGGGTAGAGGTAGTCACCATACGAAGTCCCAGTTAGATGAGGTCCAGGTAGCAGAGGATTTGACTGTGGAGGTGCTAAATGCAAGCCATGTTGGACCTGCTTCTGTGTCCAGTAGAAGTATGCATGAGGAGAATTCTGGAAGTGCATCTGTCTTTGATAATACGTCGTATAACGACATGAGTTCCTACCAGCCTCACAAGCATGCTTTGGAGCATAATGAAG CTGAAGATGATATTTCATCAGTGGCTGCAGACATGCAGCACCTAAATTTACAGAAGGATGATCAGGTAGTACTACCTGAAGAGGATAACCCTCCTGTAATAATTCCAAATCACCTCCAACTCCATACGTCAGACTGCTTAAACCTGAGCTTTGGGAGTTTTGGATCTGGCAACAGTGCTGCCTTTTCTGGTTCTGGGTCATTTGCAACTAGGCCTTTAAAAAGTGACTTGGAGGAGACATCTACTGCACAAGATGTTTCATCAATTGGGCATTCAGAATCTAG GCAACCTGAGTATTTTGGGGATGAGCATATTGGAACCACTTCAGATGGAAATTTAGTTAATAGAAATGGTGGGAACAGTTCAAATTATGATTCTCCTTCTGTTTCACAGCCAGAGGTGTTGAAACAGCAGACCCCTGAAGTTGCTCAGGGGAATCAATATACGTTCCCTTCATCTGCACCTGATTTTACATATGAAAGCCCCCAACAATTCAATGCTGCATTTACTCACCCACAGACTAGCTCACAGATGCAGAATCTTGCTTCTTTCTCGAGTGTAATG CAGGCATATACAAATTCGTTGCCTGGCACTTTGCTGGCTTCGACCGCTCAGACTGCAAGGGAGGATCTTCAATACTCACCCTTTCCTGTGACACTAGCAATGCCCACAAAATACAGCAATGTGGCTTCTATCAGTGGCCCAACCATTTCCATGCCAGAG AGTTTGGGAGCCGGTAATATTTCTACACCTCTGCCTAATCCACAGACACTGCCTGGTGCCAGCGTTGCCACAGGACCTGCTCTTCCACAACACCTTGCCATGCACCCTTATTCCCAACCTAATCTTCCTTTAGGACATTTTGCCAACATGATTGGCTATCCATTCATGCCTCAGAACTACACGTATATGCCCTCAGCCTTCCAGCAAGCATTTGCTGGTAACAACACTTACCATCAGTCTCTGGCCACAGTGCTACCACAATATAAAAACAGTGTTTCTGTCAGCAGTTTGCCTCAGTCTGCAGCTATTGCCTCTGGATATGCATTTGGGAGTTCAACCAGCATTCCTGGGGGAAACTTTCCTCTGAATCCACCTGCTGTACCTACAGGCACAACTGGTGGCTATGATGATGTTAGTTCTCAGTACAAGGACAGTAATCATTTGATCTCACTTCAGCAG CAGAGTGACAATTCAGCCATGTGGGTTCACGGGCCTGGTTCCCGAACGGTTTCTGCGCTTCCAAGCACATATTACAGCTTCCAAGGGCAGAATCAGCAGCCTAGTGGGTATCGGCAAGCACAGCAGCCATCACAGCATTTTGGTGCTCTTGGGTACCCAAATTTCTATCATTCTCAAACTGGGTTATCAATGGAACATCAGCAGCAAAACCCTAGGGATGCAGCCCTTGGTGGCTCCCAAGGTCAACCATCTAAGCAGTCTCAACAGTTATGGCAAAACAGTTACTAA
- the LOC109021330 gene encoding putative uncharacterized protein DDB_G0277255 isoform X6, with protein MSGRGGGGGGGGGGNGGKGNNGVSAIPAASRKMVQSLKEIVNNCTELEIYAALKDCNMDPNEAINRLLSQDPFHEVKSKRGKKKETKDPTDSRSRGANSASNRGGRGGTDRHVGRGGSNQYGSIESGSLHGKPAYKKENGTHAYAGSSPSASSMAGNNMSRRAPLYSDSVAMENKMSTVDPSDGISLSAQPSGFQSPWLGVPGHVSMADIVKMGRPHGKASNVSNPHIQNNILATSSGAILHDSHSLQDHASKVSDINAESGLATNQHLPPADEWPAIEQPPATTVSSVVGEPSYSEPYADPSNLPLGRGSHHTKSQLDEVQVAEDLTVEVLNASHVGPASVSSRSMHEENSGSASVFDNTSYNDMSSYQPHKHALEHNEAEDDISSVAADMQHLNLQKDDQVVLPEEDNPPVIIPNHLQLHTSDCLNLSFGSFGSGNSAAFSGSGSFATRPLKSDLEETSTAQDVSSIGHSESRQPEYFGDEHIGTTSDGNLVNRNGGNSSNYDSPSVSQPEVLKQQTPEVAQGNQYTFPSSAPDFTYESPQQFNAAFTHPQTSSQMQNLASFSSVMQAYTNSLPGTLLASTAQTAREDLQYSPFPVTLAMPTKYSNVASISGPTISMPESLGAGNISTPLPNPQTLPGASVATGPALPQHLAMHPYSQPNLPLGHFANMIGYPFMPQNYTYMPSAFQQAFAGNNTYHQSLATVLPQYKNSVSVSSLPQSAAIASGYAFGSSTSIPGGNFPLNPPAVPTGTTGGYDDVSSQYKDSNHLISLQQSDNSAMWVHGPGSRTVSALPSTYYSFQGQNQQPSGYRQAQQPSQHFGALGYPNFYHSQTGLSMEHQQQNPRDAALGGSQGQPSKQSQQLWQNSY; from the exons atgagtgggagaggaggaggaggaggaggaggcggcGGCGGCAATGGTGGGAAGGGAAATAATGGGGTATCGGCAATCCCGGCGGCGTCGAGGAAGATGGTGCAGAGCTTGAAGGAGATTGTGAATAACTGCACCGAGTTGGAGATCTATGCTGCTCTTAAAGACTGTAACATGGACCCCAACGAGGCCATTAATCGCCTCCTCTCCCAAG ATCCCTTTCACGAGGTGAAAAGCAAacgaggaaagaaaaaagag ACTAAGGACCCAACAGATTCCAGATCTCGTGGTGCTAACAGTGCTTCCAATCGTGGCGGTAGGGGTGGCACAGACCGTCATGTTGGACGTGGTGGTTCAAACCAGTATGGCTCTATTG agTCTGGTAGTTTACATGGTAAACCTGCCTACAAGAAGGAAAATGGAACGCATGCTTACGCAGGTTCTTCACCTTCTGCATCCAGTATGGCAGGAAATAACATGAGTCGGCGAGCTCCATTGTACAG TGATTCTGTAGCCATGGAAAATAAGATGTCAACAGTGGACCCAAGTGATGGCATATCTTTATCAGCTCAGCCTTCTGGATTTCAGTCTCCCTGGTTGGGGGTACCAGGTCATGTGTCAATGGCAGACATTGTAAAGATGGGTAGGCCACACGGCAAGGCTTCTAATGTGTCCAATCCCCATATTCAAAACAATATTTTGGCAACTTCTTCTGGGGCAATACTTCATGATTCACATTCATTGCAAGATCATGCTTCCAAGGTGTCGGACATAAATGCTGAGTCAGGACTTGCCACAAACCAGCACCTTCCTCCTGCTGATGAATGGCCTGCAATTGAGCAGCCACCAGCTACTACTGTGTCCTCTGTTGTAGGGGAACCTTCATACTCTGAGCCATATGCAGATCCATCGAATTTACCCTTGGGTAGAGGTAGTCACCATACGAAGTCCCAGTTAGATGAGGTCCAGGTAGCAGAGGATTTGACTGTGGAGGTGCTAAATGCAAGCCATGTTGGACCTGCTTCTGTGTCCAGTAGAAGTATGCATGAGGAGAATTCTGGAAGTGCATCTGTCTTTGATAATACGTCGTATAACGACATGAGTTCCTACCAGCCTCACAAGCATGCTTTGGAGCATAATGAAG CTGAAGATGATATTTCATCAGTGGCTGCAGACATGCAGCACCTAAATTTACAGAAGGATGATCAGGTAGTACTACCTGAAGAGGATAACCCTCCTGTAATAATTCCAAATCACCTCCAACTCCATACGTCAGACTGCTTAAACCTGAGCTTTGGGAGTTTTGGATCTGGCAACAGTGCTGCCTTTTCTGGTTCTGGGTCATTTGCAACTAGGCCTTTAAAAAGTGACTTGGAGGAGACATCTACTGCACAAGATGTTTCATCAATTGGGCATTCAGAATCTAG GCAACCTGAGTATTTTGGGGATGAGCATATTGGAACCACTTCAGATGGAAATTTAGTTAATAGAAATGGTGGGAACAGTTCAAATTATGATTCTCCTTCTGTTTCACAGCCAGAGGTGTTGAAACAGCAGACCCCTGAAGTTGCTCAGGGGAATCAATATACGTTCCCTTCATCTGCACCTGATTTTACATATGAAAGCCCCCAACAATTCAATGCTGCATTTACTCACCCACAGACTAGCTCACAGATGCAGAATCTTGCTTCTTTCTCGAGTGTAATG CAGGCATATACAAATTCGTTGCCTGGCACTTTGCTGGCTTCGACCGCTCAGACTGCAAGGGAGGATCTTCAATACTCACCCTTTCCTGTGACACTAGCAATGCCCACAAAATACAGCAATGTGGCTTCTATCAGTGGCCCAACCATTTCCATGCCAGAG AGTTTGGGAGCCGGTAATATTTCTACACCTCTGCCTAATCCACAGACACTGCCTGGTGCCAGCGTTGCCACAGGACCTGCTCTTCCACAACACCTTGCCATGCACCCTTATTCCCAACCTAATCTTCCTTTAGGACATTTTGCCAACATGATTGGCTATCCATTCATGCCTCAGAACTACACGTATATGCCCTCAGCCTTCCAGCAAGCATTTGCTGGTAACAACACTTACCATCAGTCTCTGGCCACAGTGCTACCACAATATAAAAACAGTGTTTCTGTCAGCAGTTTGCCTCAGTCTGCAGCTATTGCCTCTGGATATGCATTTGGGAGTTCAACCAGCATTCCTGGGGGAAACTTTCCTCTGAATCCACCTGCTGTACCTACAGGCACAACTGGTGGCTATGATGATGTTAGTTCTCAGTACAAGGACAGTAATCATTTGATCTCACTTCAGCAG AGTGACAATTCAGCCATGTGGGTTCACGGGCCTGGTTCCCGAACGGTTTCTGCGCTTCCAAGCACATATTACAGCTTCCAAGGGCAGAATCAGCAGCCTAGTGGGTATCGGCAAGCACAGCAGCCATCACAGCATTTTGGTGCTCTTGGGTACCCAAATTTCTATCATTCTCAAACTGGGTTATCAATGGAACATCAGCAGCAAAACCCTAGGGATGCAGCCCTTGGTGGCTCCCAAGGTCAACCATCTAAGCAGTCTCAACAGTTATGGCAAAACAGTTACTAA
- the LOC109021330 gene encoding uncharacterized protein LOC109021330 isoform X3, which produces MSGRGGGGGGGGGGNGGKGNNGVSAIPAASRKMVQSLKEIVNNCTELEIYAALKDCNMDPNEAINRLLSQDPFHEVKSKRGKKKETKDPTDSRSRGANSASNRGGRGGTDRHVGRGGSNQYGSIESGSLHGKPAYKKENGTHAYAGSSPSASSMAGNNMSRRAPLYSDSVAMENKMSTVDPSDGISLSAQPSGFQSPWLGVPGHVSMADIVKMGRPHGKASNVSNPHIQNNILATSSGAILHDSHSLQDHASKVSDINAESGLATNQHLPPADEWPAIEQPPATTVSSVVGEPSYSEPYADPSNLPLGRGSHHTKSQLDEVQVAEDLTVEVLNASHVGPASVSSRSMHEENSGSASVFDNTSYNDMSSYQPHKHALEHNEGDNDDINVALASEDDISSVAADMQHLNLQKDDQVVLPEEDNPPVIIPNHLQLHTSDCLNLSFGSFGSGNSAAFSGSGSFATRPLKSDLEETSTAQDVSSIGHSESRQPEYFGDEHIGTTSDGNLVNRNGGNSSNYDSPSVSQPEVLKQQTPEVAQGNQYTFPSSAPDFTYESPQQFNAAFTHPQTSSQMQNLASFSSVMAYTNSLPGTLLASTAQTAREDLQYSPFPVTLAMPTKYSNVASISGPTISMPESLGAGNISTPLPNPQTLPGASVATGPALPQHLAMHPYSQPNLPLGHFANMIGYPFMPQNYTYMPSAFQQAFAGNNTYHQSLATVLPQYKNSVSVSSLPQSAAIASGYAFGSSTSIPGGNFPLNPPAVPTGTTGGYDDVSSQYKDSNHLISLQQQSDNSAMWVHGPGSRTVSALPSTYYSFQGQNQQPSGYRQAQQPSQHFGALGYPNFYHSQTGLSMEHQQQNPRDAALGGSQGQPSKQSQQLWQNSY; this is translated from the exons atgagtgggagaggaggaggaggaggaggaggcggcGGCGGCAATGGTGGGAAGGGAAATAATGGGGTATCGGCAATCCCGGCGGCGTCGAGGAAGATGGTGCAGAGCTTGAAGGAGATTGTGAATAACTGCACCGAGTTGGAGATCTATGCTGCTCTTAAAGACTGTAACATGGACCCCAACGAGGCCATTAATCGCCTCCTCTCCCAAG ATCCCTTTCACGAGGTGAAAAGCAAacgaggaaagaaaaaagag ACTAAGGACCCAACAGATTCCAGATCTCGTGGTGCTAACAGTGCTTCCAATCGTGGCGGTAGGGGTGGCACAGACCGTCATGTTGGACGTGGTGGTTCAAACCAGTATGGCTCTATTG agTCTGGTAGTTTACATGGTAAACCTGCCTACAAGAAGGAAAATGGAACGCATGCTTACGCAGGTTCTTCACCTTCTGCATCCAGTATGGCAGGAAATAACATGAGTCGGCGAGCTCCATTGTACAG TGATTCTGTAGCCATGGAAAATAAGATGTCAACAGTGGACCCAAGTGATGGCATATCTTTATCAGCTCAGCCTTCTGGATTTCAGTCTCCCTGGTTGGGGGTACCAGGTCATGTGTCAATGGCAGACATTGTAAAGATGGGTAGGCCACACGGCAAGGCTTCTAATGTGTCCAATCCCCATATTCAAAACAATATTTTGGCAACTTCTTCTGGGGCAATACTTCATGATTCACATTCATTGCAAGATCATGCTTCCAAGGTGTCGGACATAAATGCTGAGTCAGGACTTGCCACAAACCAGCACCTTCCTCCTGCTGATGAATGGCCTGCAATTGAGCAGCCACCAGCTACTACTGTGTCCTCTGTTGTAGGGGAACCTTCATACTCTGAGCCATATGCAGATCCATCGAATTTACCCTTGGGTAGAGGTAGTCACCATACGAAGTCCCAGTTAGATGAGGTCCAGGTAGCAGAGGATTTGACTGTGGAGGTGCTAAATGCAAGCCATGTTGGACCTGCTTCTGTGTCCAGTAGAAGTATGCATGAGGAGAATTCTGGAAGTGCATCTGTCTTTGATAATACGTCGTATAACGACATGAGTTCCTACCAGCCTCACAAGCATGCTTTGGAGCATAATGAAGGTGACAACGATGATATCAACGTTGCTCTGGCCT CTGAAGATGATATTTCATCAGTGGCTGCAGACATGCAGCACCTAAATTTACAGAAGGATGATCAGGTAGTACTACCTGAAGAGGATAACCCTCCTGTAATAATTCCAAATCACCTCCAACTCCATACGTCAGACTGCTTAAACCTGAGCTTTGGGAGTTTTGGATCTGGCAACAGTGCTGCCTTTTCTGGTTCTGGGTCATTTGCAACTAGGCCTTTAAAAAGTGACTTGGAGGAGACATCTACTGCACAAGATGTTTCATCAATTGGGCATTCAGAATCTAG GCAACCTGAGTATTTTGGGGATGAGCATATTGGAACCACTTCAGATGGAAATTTAGTTAATAGAAATGGTGGGAACAGTTCAAATTATGATTCTCCTTCTGTTTCACAGCCAGAGGTGTTGAAACAGCAGACCCCTGAAGTTGCTCAGGGGAATCAATATACGTTCCCTTCATCTGCACCTGATTTTACATATGAAAGCCCCCAACAATTCAATGCTGCATTTACTCACCCACAGACTAGCTCACAGATGCAGAATCTTGCTTCTTTCTCGAGTGTAATG GCATATACAAATTCGTTGCCTGGCACTTTGCTGGCTTCGACCGCTCAGACTGCAAGGGAGGATCTTCAATACTCACCCTTTCCTGTGACACTAGCAATGCCCACAAAATACAGCAATGTGGCTTCTATCAGTGGCCCAACCATTTCCATGCCAGAG AGTTTGGGAGCCGGTAATATTTCTACACCTCTGCCTAATCCACAGACACTGCCTGGTGCCAGCGTTGCCACAGGACCTGCTCTTCCACAACACCTTGCCATGCACCCTTATTCCCAACCTAATCTTCCTTTAGGACATTTTGCCAACATGATTGGCTATCCATTCATGCCTCAGAACTACACGTATATGCCCTCAGCCTTCCAGCAAGCATTTGCTGGTAACAACACTTACCATCAGTCTCTGGCCACAGTGCTACCACAATATAAAAACAGTGTTTCTGTCAGCAGTTTGCCTCAGTCTGCAGCTATTGCCTCTGGATATGCATTTGGGAGTTCAACCAGCATTCCTGGGGGAAACTTTCCTCTGAATCCACCTGCTGTACCTACAGGCACAACTGGTGGCTATGATGATGTTAGTTCTCAGTACAAGGACAGTAATCATTTGATCTCACTTCAGCAG CAGAGTGACAATTCAGCCATGTGGGTTCACGGGCCTGGTTCCCGAACGGTTTCTGCGCTTCCAAGCACATATTACAGCTTCCAAGGGCAGAATCAGCAGCCTAGTGGGTATCGGCAAGCACAGCAGCCATCACAGCATTTTGGTGCTCTTGGGTACCCAAATTTCTATCATTCTCAAACTGGGTTATCAATGGAACATCAGCAGCAAAACCCTAGGGATGCAGCCCTTGGTGGCTCCCAAGGTCAACCATCTAAGCAGTCTCAACAGTTATGGCAAAACAGTTACTAA
- the LOC109021330 gene encoding uncharacterized protein LOC109021330 isoform X4, whose amino-acid sequence MSGRGGGGGGGGGGNGGKGNNGVSAIPAASRKMVQSLKEIVNNCTELEIYAALKDCNMDPNEAINRLLSQDPFHEVKSKRGKKKETKDPTDSRSRGANSASNRGGRGGTDRHVGRGGSNQYGSIESGSLHGKPAYKKENGTHAYAGSSPSASSMAGNNMSRRAPLYSDSVAMENKMSTVDPSDGISLSAQPSGFQSPWLGVPGHVSMADIVKMGRPHGKASNVSNPHIQNNILATSSGAILHDSHSLQDHASKVSDINAESGLATNQHLPPADEWPAIEQPPATTVSSVVGEPSYSEPYADPSNLPLGRGSHHTKSQLDEVQVAEDLTVEVLNASHVGPASVSSRSMHEENSGSASVFDNTSYNDMSSYQPHKHALEHNEGDNDDINVALASEDDISSVAADMQHLNLQKDDQVVLPEEDNPPVIIPNHLQLHTSDCLNLSFGSFGSGNSAAFSGSGSFATRPLKSDLEETSTAQDVSSIGHSESRQPEYFGDEHIGTTSDGNLVNRNGGNSSNYDSPSVSQPEVLKQQTPEVAQGNQYTFPSSAPDFTYESPQQFNAAFTHPQTSSQMQNLASFSSVMAYTNSLPGTLLASTAQTAREDLQYSPFPVTLAMPTKYSNVASISGPTISMPESLGAGNISTPLPNPQTLPGASVATGPALPQHLAMHPYSQPNLPLGHFANMIGYPFMPQNYTYMPSAFQQAFAGNNTYHQSLATVLPQYKNSVSVSSLPQSAAIASGYAFGSSTSIPGGNFPLNPPAVPTGTTGGYDDVSSQYKDSNHLISLQQSDNSAMWVHGPGSRTVSALPSTYYSFQGQNQQPSGYRQAQQPSQHFGALGYPNFYHSQTGLSMEHQQQNPRDAALGGSQGQPSKQSQQLWQNSY is encoded by the exons atgagtgggagaggaggaggaggaggaggaggcggcGGCGGCAATGGTGGGAAGGGAAATAATGGGGTATCGGCAATCCCGGCGGCGTCGAGGAAGATGGTGCAGAGCTTGAAGGAGATTGTGAATAACTGCACCGAGTTGGAGATCTATGCTGCTCTTAAAGACTGTAACATGGACCCCAACGAGGCCATTAATCGCCTCCTCTCCCAAG ATCCCTTTCACGAGGTGAAAAGCAAacgaggaaagaaaaaagag ACTAAGGACCCAACAGATTCCAGATCTCGTGGTGCTAACAGTGCTTCCAATCGTGGCGGTAGGGGTGGCACAGACCGTCATGTTGGACGTGGTGGTTCAAACCAGTATGGCTCTATTG agTCTGGTAGTTTACATGGTAAACCTGCCTACAAGAAGGAAAATGGAACGCATGCTTACGCAGGTTCTTCACCTTCTGCATCCAGTATGGCAGGAAATAACATGAGTCGGCGAGCTCCATTGTACAG TGATTCTGTAGCCATGGAAAATAAGATGTCAACAGTGGACCCAAGTGATGGCATATCTTTATCAGCTCAGCCTTCTGGATTTCAGTCTCCCTGGTTGGGGGTACCAGGTCATGTGTCAATGGCAGACATTGTAAAGATGGGTAGGCCACACGGCAAGGCTTCTAATGTGTCCAATCCCCATATTCAAAACAATATTTTGGCAACTTCTTCTGGGGCAATACTTCATGATTCACATTCATTGCAAGATCATGCTTCCAAGGTGTCGGACATAAATGCTGAGTCAGGACTTGCCACAAACCAGCACCTTCCTCCTGCTGATGAATGGCCTGCAATTGAGCAGCCACCAGCTACTACTGTGTCCTCTGTTGTAGGGGAACCTTCATACTCTGAGCCATATGCAGATCCATCGAATTTACCCTTGGGTAGAGGTAGTCACCATACGAAGTCCCAGTTAGATGAGGTCCAGGTAGCAGAGGATTTGACTGTGGAGGTGCTAAATGCAAGCCATGTTGGACCTGCTTCTGTGTCCAGTAGAAGTATGCATGAGGAGAATTCTGGAAGTGCATCTGTCTTTGATAATACGTCGTATAACGACATGAGTTCCTACCAGCCTCACAAGCATGCTTTGGAGCATAATGAAGGTGACAACGATGATATCAACGTTGCTCTGGCCT CTGAAGATGATATTTCATCAGTGGCTGCAGACATGCAGCACCTAAATTTACAGAAGGATGATCAGGTAGTACTACCTGAAGAGGATAACCCTCCTGTAATAATTCCAAATCACCTCCAACTCCATACGTCAGACTGCTTAAACCTGAGCTTTGGGAGTTTTGGATCTGGCAACAGTGCTGCCTTTTCTGGTTCTGGGTCATTTGCAACTAGGCCTTTAAAAAGTGACTTGGAGGAGACATCTACTGCACAAGATGTTTCATCAATTGGGCATTCAGAATCTAG GCAACCTGAGTATTTTGGGGATGAGCATATTGGAACCACTTCAGATGGAAATTTAGTTAATAGAAATGGTGGGAACAGTTCAAATTATGATTCTCCTTCTGTTTCACAGCCAGAGGTGTTGAAACAGCAGACCCCTGAAGTTGCTCAGGGGAATCAATATACGTTCCCTTCATCTGCACCTGATTTTACATATGAAAGCCCCCAACAATTCAATGCTGCATTTACTCACCCACAGACTAGCTCACAGATGCAGAATCTTGCTTCTTTCTCGAGTGTAATG GCATATACAAATTCGTTGCCTGGCACTTTGCTGGCTTCGACCGCTCAGACTGCAAGGGAGGATCTTCAATACTCACCCTTTCCTGTGACACTAGCAATGCCCACAAAATACAGCAATGTGGCTTCTATCAGTGGCCCAACCATTTCCATGCCAGAG AGTTTGGGAGCCGGTAATATTTCTACACCTCTGCCTAATCCACAGACACTGCCTGGTGCCAGCGTTGCCACAGGACCTGCTCTTCCACAACACCTTGCCATGCACCCTTATTCCCAACCTAATCTTCCTTTAGGACATTTTGCCAACATGATTGGCTATCCATTCATGCCTCAGAACTACACGTATATGCCCTCAGCCTTCCAGCAAGCATTTGCTGGTAACAACACTTACCATCAGTCTCTGGCCACAGTGCTACCACAATATAAAAACAGTGTTTCTGTCAGCAGTTTGCCTCAGTCTGCAGCTATTGCCTCTGGATATGCATTTGGGAGTTCAACCAGCATTCCTGGGGGAAACTTTCCTCTGAATCCACCTGCTGTACCTACAGGCACAACTGGTGGCTATGATGATGTTAGTTCTCAGTACAAGGACAGTAATCATTTGATCTCACTTCAGCAG AGTGACAATTCAGCCATGTGGGTTCACGGGCCTGGTTCCCGAACGGTTTCTGCGCTTCCAAGCACATATTACAGCTTCCAAGGGCAGAATCAGCAGCCTAGTGGGTATCGGCAAGCACAGCAGCCATCACAGCATTTTGGTGCTCTTGGGTACCCAAATTTCTATCATTCTCAAACTGGGTTATCAATGGAACATCAGCAGCAAAACCCTAGGGATGCAGCCCTTGGTGGCTCCCAAGGTCAACCATCTAAGCAGTCTCAACAGTTATGGCAAAACAGTTACTAA